From the Oryza glaberrima chromosome 5, OglaRS2, whole genome shotgun sequence genome, one window contains:
- the LOC127772513 gene encoding E3 ubiquitin-protein ligase RDUF2-like — MASSSPSSSSSPPSAAGASSYWCYSCDRFVRAPAPHDDSAVACPDCGGGFLEEMSAPPPRAAYLRRPRAHHANDLRLRRTRRAAAAAAAGDRSPFNPVIVLRRSPAAAGDDDSLAAATSFELFYDDGAGSGLRPLPETMSDFLMGSGFERLLDQLTQIEAGGLARARENPPASKASVESMPTVTIAASHVGADSHCAVCKEPFELGDEAREMPCSHIYHQDCILPWLALRNSCPVCRHEMPTDAARPRPSNAGTEEETVGLTIWRLPGGGFAVGRFAGGRRPEERELPVVYTEMDGGFNNGGAPRRISWGSRQSRSTERSAIRRIFRNVFSCFGRSHSSNSQASSSHSRPELNDASDRSAVFSHGSRSRSTSWRLEDGHADAMVQR, encoded by the coding sequence AtggcttcttcctccccttcctcctcctcctcccccccttccgccgccggtGCCTCCTCCTACTGGTGCTACAGCTGCGACCGCTTCGTGCGCGCCCCCGCCCCCCACGACGACTCCGCCGTCGCCTGCCcggactgcggcggcggcttcctcgAGGAGATGAGCGcgcccccgccgcgcgccgcctacctccgccgcccgcgcgcgcaccACGCCAACGACCTGCGCCTGCGCcgcacgcgccgcgccgcggcggcggcggcggccggcgaccgcTCGCCGTTCAACCCCGTCATCGTGCTTCGccgctcccccgccgccgccggcgacgacgactccctcgccgccgccaccagcttcGAGCTCTTctacgacgacggcgcgggctcCGGCCTCCGCCCGCTCCCGGAGACCATGTCGGACTTCCTCATGGGCTCCGGCTTCGAGCGCCTCCTCGACCAGCTCACCCAGATCGAGGCCGGCGGCCTCGCCCGCGCCAGGGAGAACCCACCGGCCTCCAAGGCCTCCGTCGAGTCCATGCCCACCgtcaccatcgccgcctcccacgTCGGCGCAGACTCCCACTGCGCCGTCTGCAAGGAGCCCTTCGAGCTCGGCGACGAGGCCAGGGAGATGCCCTGCAGCCACATCTACCACCAGGACTGCATCCTCCCATGGCTCGCGCTCCGCAACTCCTGCCCGGTCTGCCGCCACGAGATGCccaccgacgccgcccgcccgcggCCCAGCAATGCCGGCACAGAGGAGGAGACGGTCGGCCTCACCATCTGGAGGCTGCCCGGAGGCGGCTTCGCCGTCGGTAGGTTCGCCGGAGGGAGGAGGCCCGAGGAGAGGGAGCTTCCAGTTGTGTACACCGAGATGGATGGAGGGTTCAACAACGGCGGCGCGCCGAGGAGGATCTCCTGGGGTTCGAGGCAGAGCCGATCGACGGAGAGGAGTGCCATTAGGCGCATCTTCCGCAATGTGTTCTCGTGCTTTGGTCGCAGCCATTCGTCGAATTCTCAGGCCTCGTCTTCGCATTCGAGGCCGGAGTTGAACGATGCGTCTGACCGGAGCGCCGTGTTCAGCCATGGCTCAAGAAGCCGGAGCACGAGCTGGAGGCTCGAAGATGGCCATGCCGACGCCATGGTGCAAAGATAG